A window of Planifilum fimeticola contains these coding sequences:
- a CDS encoding phosphoglycerate kinase — MKKKTISDVDVRGQRVFCRVDFNVPLEGGKVADDTRIRAALPTIRHLAERGAKVILASHLGRPKGQVKEELRLTPVAERLSELLEKPVEKADDVIGPSVAERVSRLAEGQILLLENVRFHPGEEKNDPELAKAFAELADLYVNDAFGAAHRAHASTEGIARHLPAVAGFLLQKELEVLGEALESPERPFTAVIGGAKVKDKIGVIENLLNKVDNLLIGGGLSNTFIKAQGHEVGKSLLEQDKVDLARRLIELAGEKGVHLLLPIDVVVADRLEQPEDIGAVAVEAIPPDRMALDIGPRTRERFAEVIRQSRLVVWNGPMGVFEQEPFDEGTNAVARALADSKARSIVGGGDSAAAIEKSGLADRIDHISTGGGASLELMEGKELPGVAALDDRD, encoded by the coding sequence GTGAAAAAGAAAACGATCAGCGATGTGGACGTCCGGGGTCAACGCGTGTTTTGCCGGGTGGACTTCAACGTCCCTCTGGAGGGAGGAAAAGTGGCCGACGACACGAGGATCCGCGCCGCGCTCCCCACGATCCGTCACCTGGCGGAGAGGGGAGCCAAAGTGATCCTCGCCAGCCATCTGGGCCGTCCGAAGGGGCAGGTCAAGGAGGAGCTGCGGCTCACCCCCGTGGCCGAGCGGCTGTCGGAACTGCTGGAAAAACCGGTGGAAAAGGCGGACGACGTGATCGGCCCCTCGGTGGCGGAACGGGTGTCCCGATTGGCGGAGGGGCAGATCCTCCTCCTGGAAAACGTCCGCTTCCACCCCGGTGAGGAGAAAAACGATCCGGAACTGGCCAAGGCTTTTGCCGAGCTGGCCGATCTGTACGTCAACGATGCCTTCGGGGCGGCTCACCGGGCCCATGCCTCCACGGAGGGGATCGCCCGTCACCTGCCTGCGGTGGCCGGTTTTTTGCTGCAGAAGGAGCTCGAAGTGTTGGGCGAGGCCCTGGAGTCGCCGGAGAGACCCTTCACGGCGGTGATCGGCGGGGCCAAGGTGAAGGACAAGATCGGCGTCATCGAAAACCTGCTGAACAAGGTGGACAATCTGCTGATCGGAGGGGGCTTGTCCAACACCTTCATCAAAGCGCAAGGGCATGAGGTGGGCAAATCCCTCCTGGAGCAGGACAAAGTGGATCTGGCCCGCCGGCTGATCGAGCTGGCCGGGGAAAAGGGAGTGCACCTGCTGTTGCCGATCGACGTGGTGGTTGCGGACCGGCTGGAGCAGCCCGAAGACATCGGCGCGGTGGCGGTGGAGGCGATTCCCCCCGACCGGATGGCGCTGGATATAGGGCCGAGGACGCGCGAGCGGTTTGCCGAAGTGATCCGCCAGTCCAGACTGGTCGTGTGGAACGGGCCGATGGGCGTCTTCGAACAGGAACCCTTCGACGAGGGGACGAATGCGGTCGCCCGGGCCCTGGCGGATTCAAAAGCCCGGTCCATCGTTGGAGGCGGCGATTCCGCGGCGGCCATCGAAAAGTCGGGTCTGGCGGATCGAATCGACCACATCTCCACCGGCGGCGGGGCTTCCCTGGAATTGATGGAGGGGAAAGAGCTCCCGGGTGTGGCCGCGCTGGACGACCGGGACTAA
- the tpiA gene encoding triose-phosphate isomerase yields the protein MRIPVIAGNWKMHKTVKEALSFLSTLRSGSLPGNVETVICAPYPALPALVEAAEETGIGIGAQNLHWAEEGAYTGEVSARMLTDIGVRYTIIGHSERRAYFAETDESVNRKGKTALKHGLVPILCVGESLEERESGKTKHVVREQILRALDGFGSEEVKRLIVAYEPVWAIGTGRASTAEDAGEVIGFVRRTIADLYDQQVAAEVRILYGGSVKPDNIGSFLAEADIDGALVGGASLDPESFRQLVAAAASGREKG from the coding sequence ATGCGCATTCCCGTCATCGCAGGAAACTGGAAGATGCATAAGACCGTCAAAGAAGCGCTGTCCTTTCTCAGCACCCTTCGCTCGGGATCGTTGCCCGGGAATGTGGAAACGGTGATCTGCGCGCCTTATCCCGCCCTTCCCGCGCTGGTCGAGGCGGCGGAGGAAACCGGCATCGGAATCGGGGCGCAAAACCTGCACTGGGCCGAAGAGGGGGCGTACACCGGCGAGGTGAGCGCCCGGATGCTGACCGATATCGGCGTTCGCTACACGATTATCGGCCATTCCGAGCGGCGGGCCTATTTTGCCGAGACGGACGAGTCGGTCAACCGGAAAGGGAAGACCGCCCTGAAACACGGTCTGGTACCCATCCTCTGCGTCGGCGAGTCGCTCGAGGAGCGGGAAAGCGGAAAAACGAAGCATGTGGTGCGGGAGCAGATCCTGCGGGCCCTGGACGGGTTCGGATCGGAGGAAGTGAAGCGGCTGATCGTCGCCTACGAGCCGGTCTGGGCCATCGGGACCGGCCGGGCGTCCACGGCGGAGGATGCCGGCGAGGTGATCGGATTCGTCCGCCGGACGATCGCCGATCTCTACGATCAGCAGGTGGCAGCTGAAGTGCGCATCCTGTACGGCGGAAGCGTGAAGCCGGACAACATCGGGTCGTTCCTGGCCGAAGCCGACATCGACGGAGCCCTGGTGGGGGGAGCCAGCCTGGATCCGGAGTCGTTCCGGCAACTGGTCGCCGCCGCGGCTTCCGGGAGGGAGAAAGGATGA
- the gpmI gene encoding 2,3-bisphosphoglycerate-independent phosphoglycerate mutase: MNERKKPVALIILDGFALREETHGNAVAQAKKPNFDRYWSRYPHTLLQASGEAVGLPEGQMGNSEVGHLNIGAGRIVYQDLTRVTKAIREGSFFENETFLGAIRHVKEHGSKLHLYGLLSDGGVHSHIDHLFALLELAARQQVPDVLVHAFLDGRDVAPDSGIRYIRQLLSKMEELGTGRLATIQGRYYAMDRDRRWDRTEKAYRAMVYGEGPKYRDPVQAVKESYEKSVYDEFVMPTVIVDEKDQPVGLIEDDDAVIFYNFRPDRAIQISLAFTNEDFRGFDRGPQRPKNLYYVCLTHFSETVQGYVAYRPTDLDNTLGEVLSQHGLRQLRIAETEKYPHVTFFFSGGREDPFPGEDRILIDSPKVATYDLKPEMSAYEVTEALLKEIAAEKHDVIILNFANPDMVGHSGKLEPTVRAVEAVDECLGRVVEAVLAKGGVAVITADHGNADMVLDAENRPHTAHTTFPVPFIVTDEGVKLREGGILADIAPTILRLLGLPRPKEMTGRSIVL; encoded by the coding sequence ATGAACGAGCGCAAAAAACCGGTGGCTCTGATCATTCTGGACGGCTTTGCCCTTCGGGAGGAAACCCATGGGAACGCCGTCGCCCAGGCGAAAAAGCCCAACTTTGACCGCTATTGGTCCCGCTATCCCCACACCCTTCTTCAGGCCAGCGGCGAGGCCGTCGGCCTGCCGGAGGGACAGATGGGCAACTCCGAAGTGGGTCACCTCAACATCGGTGCCGGCCGGATCGTCTACCAGGATCTGACCCGGGTGACGAAGGCGATCCGGGAGGGGAGCTTTTTTGAAAACGAAACCTTCCTCGGAGCCATCCGCCACGTGAAGGAACACGGGAGCAAGCTGCACCTTTACGGATTGCTGTCGGACGGAGGGGTTCACAGCCATATCGACCACCTGTTCGCCCTCCTGGAGCTGGCGGCCCGGCAGCAGGTCCCCGATGTGCTGGTCCACGCCTTTTTGGACGGGAGGGATGTGGCGCCCGACAGCGGCATCCGATACATCCGGCAGCTGCTCTCCAAGATGGAGGAGTTGGGGACCGGGCGGCTCGCCACGATTCAGGGGCGGTATTACGCCATGGATCGGGATCGCCGCTGGGACCGGACGGAAAAGGCCTACCGGGCGATGGTCTACGGAGAAGGACCCAAATACCGGGATCCCGTCCAGGCGGTCAAGGAATCCTATGAAAAGAGCGTCTACGACGAGTTTGTGATGCCCACGGTGATCGTCGATGAAAAGGATCAACCGGTGGGTCTGATCGAAGACGACGACGCCGTGATCTTTTACAACTTCCGCCCCGACCGGGCGATCCAGATTTCCCTCGCCTTCACCAACGAGGATTTCCGCGGCTTTGACCGGGGACCCCAACGGCCGAAAAACCTGTATTATGTCTGTCTCACCCACTTCAGCGAGACGGTGCAGGGGTATGTGGCCTACCGGCCGACGGATCTGGACAACACCCTCGGCGAGGTCCTGTCCCAACACGGTCTCCGTCAGCTGCGCATCGCCGAGACGGAGAAATACCCCCATGTCACCTTTTTCTTCAGCGGAGGCCGGGAAGATCCATTTCCGGGGGAGGACCGGATTCTGATCGACTCCCCCAAGGTGGCCACCTATGACCTGAAACCGGAGATGAGCGCCTATGAGGTGACCGAAGCGCTCCTGAAGGAGATCGCGGCGGAGAAGCACGACGTGATCATCCTCAATTTCGCCAATCCGGACATGGTGGGCCACTCCGGCAAGCTGGAACCGACGGTCCGGGCGGTGGAAGCCGTCGACGAATGCCTGGGTCGGGTGGTGGAAGCGGTTCTCGCCAAAGGGGGCGTCGCCGTCATCACCGCCGACCACGGAAACGCCGACATGGTTCTGGATGCGGAGAACCGTCCGCACACGGCCCACACCACCTTCCCGGTGCCCTTCATCGTCACGGACGAAGGGGTGAAACTGCGGGAGGGAGGAATTTTGGCGGATATCGCTCCGACGATCCTGCGCCTGCTGGGCTTGCCCCGGCCGAAGGAGATGACGGGGCGTTCCATCGTCCTCTGA
- the eno gene encoding phosphopyruvate hydratase has translation MTTITHVLAREVLDSRGNPTVEVEVYLESGARGRAIVPSGASTGAHEAVELRDGDKERYLGKGVLKAVQNVNDVIAPKLEGMDALEQVAIDRLLIDLDGTPNKGKLGANAILGVSMAVARAAAEALGMPLYAYLGGFNAKVLPVPMMNILNGGKHADNNVDIQEFMIMPVGAKSFAEGLRMGVEVFHSLKSVLKEKGLATSVGDEGGFAPNLSSNEEALQTIMAAIERAGYRPGEDVRLALDVASTELYRDGAYHLAGEGVTKSADEMIAYYRELVEKYPIVSIEDGLAEDDWEGWKKLTEALGGKVQLVGDDLFVTNTERLSRGIEAGVGNSILIKVNQIGTLTETFDAVEMAKRAGYTAVISHRSGETEDTTIADIAVATGAGQIKTGAPSRTDRVAKYNQLLRIEEELNASARYPGQAAFYNLKG, from the coding sequence ATGACGACGATTACCCACGTGCTCGCCCGGGAAGTGCTGGACTCCCGCGGAAACCCCACCGTGGAGGTGGAAGTGTATCTGGAATCGGGAGCCCGGGGCCGGGCGATCGTCCCGTCCGGCGCCTCGACGGGGGCCCATGAGGCGGTGGAACTGCGGGACGGAGACAAGGAGCGCTACCTGGGAAAAGGGGTGCTGAAGGCGGTTCAAAACGTCAACGACGTAATCGCGCCCAAGCTGGAGGGAATGGACGCCCTGGAGCAGGTGGCGATCGATCGGCTGCTGATCGACCTGGACGGCACTCCCAACAAGGGAAAACTGGGTGCCAACGCCATCCTGGGGGTTTCCATGGCCGTCGCCCGCGCCGCCGCCGAGGCCCTCGGCATGCCTTTGTACGCCTACCTGGGCGGCTTCAACGCCAAGGTGCTGCCCGTGCCCATGATGAACATCCTGAACGGCGGCAAGCACGCCGACAACAATGTGGACATTCAGGAGTTCATGATCATGCCCGTGGGGGCGAAGTCCTTCGCCGAAGGGCTGCGGATGGGCGTGGAAGTGTTCCACAGCCTGAAATCCGTCCTGAAGGAGAAGGGGCTGGCCACCTCGGTGGGTGACGAAGGGGGCTTCGCTCCCAACCTTTCTTCCAATGAGGAAGCCCTTCAGACGATCATGGCCGCCATCGAGCGCGCCGGTTACCGACCCGGCGAGGATGTCCGGCTGGCCCTCGATGTGGCCTCCACCGAATTGTACCGGGACGGCGCCTATCATTTGGCGGGCGAGGGTGTGACCAAGTCGGCCGATGAGATGATCGCCTATTACCGGGAGCTGGTGGAGAAGTACCCGATCGTCTCCATCGAAGACGGATTGGCCGAAGACGATTGGGAGGGATGGAAAAAGCTGACGGAAGCCCTGGGCGGAAAGGTTCAGCTGGTGGGGGACGATCTGTTCGTCACCAACACCGAGCGGCTGTCCCGGGGAATCGAAGCCGGCGTGGGCAATTCCATCCTGATCAAGGTGAACCAGATCGGAACCTTGACCGAGACCTTCGACGCGGTGGAGATGGCCAAACGGGCGGGGTACACGGCGGTCATTTCCCACCGCTCCGGAGAGACGGAGGATACGACCATCGCCGACATCGCGGTGGCAACCGGCGCGGGACAGATCAAGACCGGCGCCCCTTCCCGGACCGATCGGGTCGCCAAGTACAATCAGCTCCTCCGGATCGAGGAAGAGCTGAACGCCAGCGCCCGGTATCCGGGACAAGCGGCCTTTTACAATCTGAAGGGTTGA
- the secG gene encoding preprotein translocase subunit SecG, with product MELAAKILLAIVSIGLIVVVLLQSGKSAGLSGAIAGGAEHLMGKAKARGIDALLHRITVVLATLFILLTLLVGYFVK from the coding sequence TTGGAACTGGCGGCCAAAATTCTGCTGGCGATCGTCAGCATTGGTTTGATCGTCGTCGTTTTGTTGCAATCGGGCAAAAGCGCCGGACTGTCCGGAGCCATCGCCGGCGGCGCCGAGCACCTGATGGGGAAAGCCAAGGCGCGGGGGATCGATGCCCTGCTTCACCGGATCACGGTGGTGTTGGCCACCCTGTTTATCCTGCTGACGCTGTTGGTCGGCTACTTCGTCAAGTGA
- a CDS encoding alpha/beta hydrolase, producing MKIVRRSPEPFFYPGGEIGLLLVHGFTGSPAELRPMGDYFRKRGISVHAPLLKGHGTSPEELAGTTWMDWRESVLQAYDRLCRDAGVRRVFAAGLSMGGLLVLDLARHRPLDGVISMCAPIWLKDRRAVFAPLVRFFRPYLPRREVKEAHIEEHLVPYDRLPLVSVGHLLRLIRQVRRRLPEITVPALVIQSERDETVEPSSGRYILKRLGSEEKEFKSYANSSHIITLDRERERLFADVENFIQRVTREEIREEK from the coding sequence ATGAAAATCGTTCGTCGTTCACCGGAACCTTTTTTTTATCCGGGCGGAGAGATCGGATTGCTGCTGGTGCACGGGTTTACCGGTTCCCCGGCGGAATTGAGGCCGATGGGGGACTATTTCAGGAAAAGGGGGATTTCCGTCCATGCGCCCCTGCTCAAGGGACACGGGACCAGCCCGGAGGAGTTGGCAGGGACCACTTGGATGGACTGGCGGGAAAGCGTGCTTCAGGCTTATGACCGGTTGTGCCGGGACGCGGGCGTCCGACGTGTGTTCGCCGCGGGACTGTCGATGGGAGGGCTGTTGGTGCTGGATCTCGCCAGGCATCGTCCCCTCGACGGGGTGATCTCCATGTGCGCCCCCATTTGGTTGAAGGACCGACGGGCCGTTTTTGCTCCCCTGGTGCGCTTTTTCAGGCCGTATCTGCCGCGGCGGGAAGTCAAGGAAGCCCATATCGAGGAGCACCTGGTGCCCTACGACCGGTTGCCCCTCGTCTCCGTCGGCCACCTTCTGCGGCTGATCCGACAGGTGCGCCGTCGCTTGCCGGAGATCACCGTGCCGGCGCTGGTGATTCAATCGGAACGGGACGAAACCGTCGAACCCTCCAGCGGCCGGTACATTCTGAAGCGTCTCGGTTCGGAGGAGAAGGAGTTCAAATCCTACGCCAACTCTTCCCACATCATCACTCTGGACCGGGAACGGGAGCGGCTGTTCGCCGATGTGGAAAATTTTATTCAGCGCGTGACGCGAGAGGAAATCAGAGAGGAGAAGTAG